The Calderihabitans maritimus sequence AACAGTATCTTGATGCCCTTAAAACTGCCTACGAGGATGAGCAAACTAAAATACGTTTGCGGCAACAAAGAGAAAAGGCGCAGATATGGGTCATGGACGATTTGGGGGCCGAATATTTGGGAAGCGACGATAAATGGGCACTTGCCCGGCTCGACGATTTCTTTCGATGGGCTGACTCCCAACGGCGCTTGGTCATTGTAACTACTAACATACTGTCTAAAGAAGTATTAACCGAACGATATCACCAACGCATTGTCTCTATCTTCAAAAAGTATATCAATACGTTTATAAACCATCCAACAGGTTTTCGAGCAAAGCAGGGCCAGACAACCCTGAACTTGTTTTTAAAGGATGCCAATAAATATCCATAAAAAACATCCTATCATCTATTTCTTATATAGTGAATCTTAACGCGTGAAGAATCAAATACGACTTATCAGTTTATTTGTGACACAACGTGTGTCACAAATACCCTTCAAATCCTTGTTTTATAAGGGTTTCGGCTGTATCACAACATGTATCACAAAAGGGAATTATGATGTATTCCCTAAATGTATCCGGTTCAAGAAGGACTCGAAGGCTTCACCATAACAAATCTAGCCTTTTCAAAGGGTCTTGATAAGGGGGGTTCTCCAAGAACATTAGTCTTTTGGTAAACCAATGGACCCGACGGAACTTCATAAGGATAATTTGCCCGTAAAAAACACCATTGTATCTTCCAGCGTCATACCACTCAAATGGTACTGCAACTGAACCCGCTGAGCGATGGCTTCATATTTTTTCGGGCGCAGGGTTGCCTAAACTCCGGCTGTCCGACTCGTATCAGGGGGAATAAAGAGAATTTCCAATATCAAATAGCTAAAGAAGGCCTGTTAAAAGGCTGGGAAGGGGAATGAGCAAAATGATACTGGAGACTTGTGAACTTAAACAAGATTATGAGGTATTAGGCTTGGTAAAAGGATCCAGGGTCAGGGCCGTCAATGCCCTTAACGATATGACTTCTGCTCTGAAGAACATCATTGGTGGAGAACTGGGCTCCTACAGTAAGCTTCTCAAAGAAACTAGGGATGCGGTTATGGATGATATGATTAAGGAGGCTAAAGCTTTAGGTGCCGATGCCACTATAGCTGTACGTTTTACTTCCAGTCAAGTAGCCCAAGGGTCAGCTGAGATTGTTGTTTATGGCACTGCAATAAAACTGAAGGGCTGAACCACCGCCGGTGTGGGATGAGCAGAAGGAAAAGGAGCCGTATCACTGCAGATGTTTTGGAGTCAGAGGGAAAAAATCTGCCGGGAAACGGAAAAGGCAGGGCAGATGCTTATAGAAAAGGCTTCTTATTAAGGATAAGCAAATCATTGTTGTGGATGGAAATTCTGGGAAGGTGATTATGAGAAATGATGTTACTTTCTAAAGTTGTGGAGATAGTTGCTTTAATAATAGCAATTGTTAATTTTGTATACGGGCTGCGGATGTTTTATTTATATCACCAAAATCGTAATAGAGCAGAATTTTGGCAAGGCATTCTATCATTTTGTATAGTAGTGGTTGTTCTTGTTAATTACTTCGCAGGAATATATAAATATCCTTTTTCAAACAAATAGACCCCAAAATTGGAGTATCCTTGGGAACCTGACGTAACAGCAACCTTGCTGATGAGCACCGACCCTTAAGAGCTTGGTGCGCA is a genomic window containing:
- a CDS encoding YbjQ family protein; amino-acid sequence: MSKMILETCELKQDYEVLGLVKGSRVRAVNALNDMTSALKNIIGGELGSYSKLLKETRDAVMDDMIKEAKALGADATIAVRFTSSQVAQGSAEIVVYGTAIKLKG